A stretch of DNA from Labrus mixtus chromosome 6, fLabMix1.1, whole genome shotgun sequence:
TTCCAAATGGTGAATTTGGCGGTGCGGacgtagcggcaaagaagagaaaatattcttCATAGTGAAGCGACATGCCAAGCCGTTAAAGCTCGTTCAAAAACGAGATTGACCCTTTGGTTGGCTTTCACCTGTGGATGgggagttggtctgctttctgtttggaCAGGTGGTGTGCTAGCCTGCGGTAGcctgcagtgtaggtacaagcagtacaCACTATATactgcagtgtaggtacaagcagtacaCACTATATactgcagtgtaggtacaagcagtacacactacgtcctgcagtgtaggtacaagcagtacacactacatactgcagtataggtacaagcagtacacactacatactgcagtgtaggtacaagcagtacacactacatactgcagtgtaggtacaagcagtacacactacatactgcagtgtaggtacaagcagtacaCACTACATACTGCAGTGAGTATTCGCTTCAGGAGGGCGATGAGcataggaggaggaggggtccagtttgaatgttgtgtttacaaactgcaatgAAAAATGCTTTTGTCTCTACCTTTAAGAAAGGAATCATGTAAGCCAATGCTTTCTTCTTAATCACTTTGCTAGAgatctcttttctctttccttcttgCGATACAGATGTCAGAAGCCGGAACGATTCATCAGAATTTGTTGGGACAGACTTAAACCTGAGTTTACCACATGATGGACGGTCTTCTCTTTGTGTATTCTagctgccctcaatgttgtttCCATAAAGTCAAGCTAAGAGCTATGTAGATTTCAAGGCCAGACTTGACAGCTTGAATGTTAATCTCATCAGACACATTGAGTTCTTACATTGAAACATTCCCCTCTCTGAAGCTTCCTGATCACTGTTGGCATTCCTCACTGAAATGAATGGGTGCAGATGGCCGgattaaaaataagataaaaaagtttcttgtgaaaaaaaaacatgaataattacCCAAACCTACATAGATCTCAAATATCAACAAACTTTTTTATATCCCAATTCTTGTTGACCATTAACAGCATTGGCTTTTTGTTTTAGCAACAGTGCAAAGGCTTTAGgtaaaagtcacaaaaaaagaGTTTGCTAATCGGCAGTCTTTTTAAGTGAGCGTGGCTGGAAATGTAAGGCACTACAGTCTCATTTGGAGTGTCTCTGCATCCTTTAGACCGCCACTGAGGTGTGGAGAACCCAGTGGTCAAACTGAGATGGTAGGGCATCTGTCCTCTTGAGAAACTCCCAATAAACTTTCTGCATAACCGTCCTCACAATCATAATATGCATAATGTCTGCAGTTCAGTGAAATAAGaagaagaccccccccccccatgcctAACAGAGACTGGTAGAAATAAAGGCTTGGCTGGCTGGCATGTGCTACTTCTCAAGAGTTTACAAGTGAGACAGAAAGTGGAAGAAGCTGCTAATACCAAGATGAGGGAGAAATGTGCGAACTTACAGTCGCGTGAAAGGACCTACATGAAGAGGCGCTCTCAGTTtgggagaggagcaggagttGGTGGTGAACatggaggatggagaggaggaataTGGTGAAGAGGAAGCAGATGAGGTTTCGCAGCCACTGTTCAGAGTGAAGACACTGGAAATAGCCACATCGACAATACCTTGACATAGCTCTGGATATAGTTtcctggaggagagagggaaaacacaGGAGCCAACCAttaaacctgacttactgacttaATAAGATGacatagaaagaaagaaagaaagaaagaaacattttaaacatgaatgatCTGCTGGATGTTACTAACTGTGCACAAGCTGGAGCCCCATTGATCTCAATGAGCCACACTTTGAAGCTCTGGTCCACCATGAAATCAAATCCGAAGAGCTGGAAACTCTGGTAGGACAGGTGCTTGGTGCTGATTGTCGGCTCAATACACGTCAGGCAGTTCCTGTGAAAacagacagcaaaaaaaaaagctgttcataaaaaacacaagaacaactTTAAGTTCTCGAGTTGTGTTTTTGACGTTGCCTTGCTTCTGTATTTGTAGCACGTTTAATCTTATTGCATTCAGTTGGACTTTTGCATGTGGGTCTGATTTGTTCTAATGTAAGTAATTTGGGCCATGCAGGTCAATTTCCATTTTTGGCCACCACATGTGGGATCAACAAAGTCATTTGAATTGATCCATTATGGACAATTAAGATGTAAAGCGAATTCCATCGCAGCCCATCAAACAGCTGTTTGGACATTACAATCTGCATCGGAAATGTGAACCGGATGTTGGCAGAGAAGAAATTAACTAATCACCGGTCAGTCAGTATGTTTTGTCTTCTGCTCACCGTAAATGTCAGGACAAATTTGGGGACCAGCCATCATACCAACACTTTCATATATTGATTCAAAGCAGAAATCAGTAGCTTTAGCATATGACAACAACGTTTCCATTTATCTATAGAAACAGTGATTAAGCTTGAGGTGACATGAACAAGACTGAGTTATTTAATGACACTATCACAGAAAACAGATTTGACCAAACAATTCAGCCATCATTTTTCATTGACCACAAATATATGCTATATTTTATCCCAGTTACAGTCAAAGTAAATATCCTGCCCAGTTCAGGGTGGGATATATGTGCCCCCTGGTATACTTTATCTGCAATGTATAGAGCATGGAGGTCAAATGGTTGGGGGAAAGTCATATAGCCCCTGAGTAGTCATCGGATGTAGTAATAGAGGTGTAACAGGAGTGTATAATGGCATAATGCTGCAAAATCAAAAAGGACCTACTTTATGATCTGTTTGATCTGAGGTAATATGGTGGTCTCCAGGACGACATTGTGAGTGTTCAGCAGGTACAGCCTGAATTCATCGAAGAACATCTCATTCCCCTCTTCATATCGTCCGTAGTTCTCCGAGTGCTCCTTCTGGATGCAGTGATTGGTCAAGTGGCTGGTCATGTCCTGTAGGTCAGAGCTGTTGTAGGGATCCGAGGAAGTACGCAGCACACCTTCCCGGTACAAGTAAATGTTGTACTGATGATCCACCAGCACCCAGCTCCTGTCAATAACATAATATTACCCGTTAGAGTCTGAGAGTGTTCGGACAAATAATCACATTCTCTGTGGGTTTGTGTTAGACTGAAAAGACTTACCTTATGTCAAACTTTCGATGTCCTGGCTCCAGAAGCAGAGGTTTCTCCAGGTACTTCTGAATCACATGAACCTGTCCCTGATTATCTATGTGCTCCAGCAGCTGATTAGCGTCATGGGATATCAAGATGCCAGCACCTGATGCAgtgacaaacaaatattttaagcAGCCACCGATGCCATCAACCACATCCCCACTATTAAGTTGTGAACAATATAAGCAGTTgattataataaaaacagatagtTTAACTCTGCTAAATGACATTGCATTGAACAGAGCTAAAGTAGCTCCATTTAATTTAAGAAGAaagttaaaggaacatttttgaCTAACATTAACTTCATCATGGATTTCAATGAATGAAAAGATAATACATTTTACCTTTAGCTCCAGCAGAGGACTTGGCTATCCATACTGTGCCTtcctcactttcttttttattgagaTAAGAGGCCAAAAAAATTTCCCGTTCATCTGTCTTGGGGTTGTTCTTTAAATGGCTAATGCCATTGGTCGCTGGAGCCACAGGAGTTTTGAGGTTAGTGGGATAAATGATGAAGGATTCTGGGAACCAGTTATGAGAGTCAGACAGCTCTGGGCTTGTCTTTATAAGCCTAATGATAAAGAATGGAAATGGTCAGCTGATGTATACCCTTTTTAATAATTCACTTTCAGAAAGGTGCATTAGTAACATGATGATTGACAGCCAAACACaagataaatattattttaaagagtTACACACTTGACCAAGGATGCCTTCCTGCAAAGCTTGTCTGCTCCTCTGTAGTAATTCACCAGCTGCACCAGTCCTGGTTCATGACCTGTTAAGCCCAAGCAGGGAAATTTTGAATTAATTACAATACCAAAATGTGCACACTGAGAGAGCATTGGCTGCCCTTTTCTACGACAGGGAAAAATCATTTGACAGGATGCTGGAACAAACAGCCATGCAGAGTGTGTACATCCGacagagcacacacaaacagacttctctgtctgcagtctgcatCATATGACAAACTAGACAAAGTTATTTACCCAGACGTCCAAATGGTAGTCTGTTCCGTTCACCAAGCATGAGGTTGAATCTCGGATTGTCTTTTTTAAGCCTCTTCCAGTGTCCAGTTGCGATGAGGATTTTGGAAACTTCTGCATAAACAGAACTGTTGTCGTCACGCGTGACAAAGGTGTACATCGGGGTATTCATACTGCCAAGCCAGGTACGAGGTGAAGTAGATAAAAACTATTGGCTGTGTAAATAACTAAGCTTTCCGGCAAGTTACAAGGCTATCTAGTCGACACTGCAGTAGACAGACTATTCAGGGCTATCTCTGTCCCAGCCATGATGATGAGTCAGTCATATACAAACCCACACTCTTCACTTAGCTAAATCACAGTCTCAATCTGAAGCTCCAAAACACAAATCTTAAACACAAATTTAATTCACATGAAACACCATAGCATGCGTTTTCATGTTATTCCGAAGACAGAGGTCCTTCAGAAATCCCAGACAAGGGTGTGACTGACTGCTACCGGCTCCAGGGGCTGGTCCCGTCTGGATTCATTTACATCTCCGGTTTAGCTATAGCTAACGGTCTGCGTCGACTGTGAATACTTAGAACCAAAACAACTTTCCCAATGTCCCTCCTCAGACACAAATACTTATTTCATATAACGCGAAATGAAAATGCTAAATAGTTAGCTCTACACCCAATGCATAAAAGCACATTGTAAGCCCACCGGCTGGCGTATGCTTTTCTGAAGATTTGCAGTCGCTGTCATCCACTGTCGACAGCATAAACAATAGCTCAACGGTTGTGGTTATTGTAGTACATGCATGCACTAATACAGCGAATTATTCGTTTTTACgatgttttttattaatgtaaacTTAATAAGCATAACTTCAGATGAAAGTTAGTGATATTTATCGAATTCTTAAATTACGTTTACGTTGGAATCCAGTGAACGACTGCATTTCAATACTATCGGTACTCAACTTCCCAGAATGCAACACAATAGAGCGACGTTCTACTTCTAATTTGTATCGCCTATTGAGGCCACAGAGTGGCGCGCAAGTCCTCCGAACAAATTATTAGCCAGGACCTGGCCAGGACACTGTTGATGAAAAAtatcaggataaaaaaaaaaaaaaattgaattcaaGAAAAAGTTTCTCGATCGAGGTGAAGGGCAACATATATTCTTCAGACGAATCTTGTTACGTTGAAATCGCTAGCGCAGTGTAATATGACTTGAATGGTTGTTACCGCTTTCTCTGCAACACTGGGGTATAAATGGAGCACTCACTTGTTTGTGCCAAGTTAAGGGCTGCgttcccatttttttaaattagtgaTTTGCTGTAGGTAAGCGTATTATAGCGGTCGGGTTTTCAACTGAGATTGTATATTTACCATCAGATAAAAGATTAAGTTGATACTATTTTAGTTGAGTTTCCTCATCTGGTAAAGAGGACATCACAAGACAAATGTAGGGTCCTGTAAAACGAATTGGAACGTCACAGGAAGTCGTGCTTGTGGAGAAGAAACAAGTGGCGGGAATAACATGACGGCGAGTTAAAGTCAAGCAGCTTTAACTAAGTTTCCGACAACGTTATGAACTTGTGTATTATTTGTCACAATATCGTCAGAAGATAGCACGTATAGTAAGTGACGACTCTACTGTTGTGCGGgtattttaatgtaaaagtaTTAACATACCATACTATAATTAACTTGCATGTCTGTATGAATGCCCAGACtgtttatcatctcactcagcCTTTGCCATCTTAGACACAACAAGGCTGCTTGGTTGTAGGGCACTTACAATACAACTTTGTAGTACAGCAGCTACATATTCATTGAGTTATATTGTTACAGTCATATAACAGAGACGCTGGAATAGTTTCTCATAAAGGTATCTTTATGGTTGGTAAACAACCGTGTTTACAGTTATTTAAGCTTTGTCAAGGCAACACATTATCATTCATGGTTAGAGTTATCTTAGCTCCGGCACTGAGACAAACAAACCTTTTAAAATGAAGGTGTTTCAAAGACAATTGTCTCAACAATGAGATGCAACTGAGATGCGAAGCCAATGAGTGTGGTCCAGGGTTATTTGAGCTCGGCCTATATACTGTTGACTAAATTACAGGAGCCCTCAGCCTCTGG
This window harbors:
- the ttl gene encoding tubulin--tyrosine ligase — translated: MNTPMYTFVTRDDNSSVYAEVSKILIATGHWKRLKKDNPRFNLMLGERNRLPFGRLGHEPGLVQLVNYYRGADKLCRKASLVKLIKTSPELSDSHNWFPESFIIYPTNLKTPVAPATNGISHLKNNPKTDEREIFLASYLNKKESEEGTVWIAKSSAGAKGAGILISHDANQLLEHIDNQGQVHVIQKYLEKPLLLEPGHRKFDIRSWVLVDHQYNIYLYREGVLRTSSDPYNSSDLQDMTSHLTNHCIQKEHSENYGRYEEGNEMFFDEFRLYLLNTHNVVLETTILPQIKQIIKNCLTCIEPTISTKHLSYQSFQLFGFDFMVDQSFKVWLIEINGAPACAQKLYPELCQGIVDVAISSVFTLNSGCETSSASSSPYSSSPSSMFTTNSCSSPKLRAPLHVGPFTRL